Proteins encoded in a region of the Fusarium keratoplasticum isolate Fu6.1 chromosome 13, whole genome shotgun sequence genome:
- a CDS encoding HTH CENPB-type domain-containing protein — translation MADQLLADRDAPPVGTNWASNFVRRHPDLKTRFFRKYDYQRAKCEDPTIIRNWFMLVANIIAKYGIRSEDIYNFDETGFLMGMIASGMVVTGSERRLKPKSVQPGNREWITVIQAINAEGWSIPPFIIGAGQYHLANWYRESNLPGDWAIATTQNGWTDNETGLEWLKHFDRHTTNRSIGSYRLLILDGHESHHSIEFERYCEENKIIRLSY, via the exons atggctgatcaattgcttgccgaccgcgacgcaccaccagtcggcacaaactgggcctcaaacttcgtcaggcgacacccagacctcaagacgcgtttttttcgtaaatatgactaccagagagccaagtgcgaagatccaactattatccgcaactggtttatgcttgtggcgaacataatcgcgaagtacggcatccgatcagaagatatctataactttgacgagactggcttccttatgggcatgattgcaagcggaatggtcgtcacgggctcagaaaggcgtttaaagccaaaatcagtgcagcctggaaatcgggaatggattacagtgatccaagcgatcaatgcggaaggctggtcgatcccgccgtttatcatcggtgcgggccaatatcacctcgccaactggtaccgagaaagcaacctcccgggcgattgggctattgcaacgacccaaaatggctggaccgataatgagaccggtctcgagtggctcaagcactttgaccggcacacaaccaatcgatcaattggttcctatcgtctcttgatccttgatggccacgaaagtcaccactccatcgaattcgagagatattgcgaggagaataagattatccggcttt catactaa
- a CDS encoding FAD-binding PCMH-type domain-containing protein: MAFPLRFFQHFVSTHPDIKIIIPTDHEWADASRQYYTSQAARPDVITRPQNAAHVQDLVRLCMSNNVDFVVRTGGHDCAGRSQVNHALVIDMRDIRYIKILQDKRTAKIGGGTLIRDLATALGEEDLITPTVSGLVGSIGYVGWAILGGYGPLAAKYGLGVDQIIGARYVNAQGELVDADEEALTGLRGGGGCFGVIVELTIKVYPLKEVLMATLVFKSDDMSIAWFLFVQGYNQLLSTGSEPSCLSVQLIGKVIAGCGNMFTASVVWADDDHDEGRKWIDVIACFGNCLRKTVRATSWQILCEENEKLVGSTVYGRARTLNLRYLTPRTTQILAHYNSVIPGPESSISVQLIRDLGIGLKSVFEPRCQHYWLEIAGTSRDPQVAKHAEEWARSLKQDLIEKDPDNVLDAAYIGFLDDDEMELSKVYGDHYQTLVAVKRKLDPRNLFKNSVPRVEVGIED, encoded by the exons ATGGCGTTTCCGTTGAGATTCTTTCAGCATTTCGTCAGCACCCATCCAGACATCAAAATCATTATCCCCACCGACCACGAATGGGCCGACGCCTCTCGCCAATACTACACGAGCCAGGCAGCTCGTCCCGACGTCATTACACGACCGCAGAATGCAGCTCATGTTCAGGACTTGGTTCGTTTATGTATGTCTAACAATGTTGACTTTGTCGTACGCACTGGTGGCCATGACTGTGCTGGTCGAAGTCAAGTTAATCACGCGTTGGTAATTGATATGCGTGATATTCGCTACATAAAAATTCTTCAGGATAAAAGAACTGCGAAGATTGGAGGTGGAACTCTTATTCGAGACTTGGCAACAGCTCTgggcgaagaagatctcATTACACCAAC GGTAAGCGGCCTTGTTGGCTCTATAGGATACGTTGGCTGGGCAATTCTTGGCGGCTACGGTCCTCTCGCTGCCAAGTATGGCCTTGGTGTCGATCAAATCATCGGTGCTCGATATGTCAATGCTCAGGGAGAGCttgtcgatgccgatgaAGAAGCATTGACCGGGCTgcgcggaggaggaggttgtttCGGTGTGATTGTGGAACTCACGATCAAGGTATATCCTTTGAAGGAG GTCCTCATGGCCACCTTAGTATTCAAGTCTGATGACATGAGTATCGCCTGGTTTTTATTCGTCCAGGGCTACAACCAACTCCTCAGCACCGGATCTGAACCAAGTTGCCTTTCTGTACAACTAATTGGTAAGGTAATCGCAGGCTGTGGCAACATGTTCACGGCGTCAGTTGTATGGGCCGATGACGACCATGACGAGGGCCGTAAATGGATCGACGTTATCGCCTGCTTTGGAAACTGCCTCAGAAAGACTGTCAGGGCGACGTCATGGCAGATATTGTGCGAAGAAAATGAGAAGTTGGTAGGATCGACAGTCTATGGCCGAGCAAGGACTCTTAACCTTCGATATCTTACCCCAAGAACCACACAGATCCTGGCGCATTACAATTCTGTGATTCCAGGTCCGGAGTCGTCCATCTCGGTGCAACTCATTCGTGACTTGGGGATAGGCCTCAAGTCAGTATTTGAGCCACGGTGTCAGCACTACTGGCTTGAGATTGCTGGCACATCTCGGGATCCACAAGTTGCAAAGCACGCTGAGGAATGGGCTAGGTCATTGAAGCAGGATCTCATAGAAAAAGACCCTGATAACGTCCTAGACGCAGCCTACATTGGCTTTCtagatgacgatgagatggagTTAAGCAAGGTCTATGGAGATCACTATCAGACTTTGGTGGCTGTTAAGAGGAAGTTGGATCCTCGGAATTTATTCAAGAATTCAGTGCCGAGAGTTGAAGTTGGAATCGAAGATTAA
- a CDS encoding Epimerase domain-containing protein — translation MSSLDDPAVQKGSIVLVTGVNGFLGSHIADQFLEYGYKVRGTVRDAERNSWLVKFFEKKYGEGTFELFEVSDMIAERAFDEAVKGVSIFVHTTSVVSFDSNPRNVIPPAITGAVNALRAAYSEASVKRFVFTSSSTAAISATPNKPGVVVTEDTWNMDAIKEAWAEPPYGPERVWAVYAASKAQAEQEVWRFHQTHRDQRPDIVVNSVLPAFNFGKVLDPVNQGLPSSSGLPCALWKGEVTSMHEMIVRGAYSIVP, via the exons ATGAGCTCTCTTGATGATCCGGCAGTCCAGAAGGGCTCCATTGTCCTCGTCACTGGCGTCAacggcttcttgggctcacACATTGCCGACCAGTTTCTTGAGTATGGCTACAAAGTCCGCGGCACTGTACGGGATGCCGAGAGGAACTCTTGGCTTGTGAAGTTCTTCGAGAAGAAGTATGGAGAAGGAACCTTTGAGCTTTTCGAGGTTTCTGACATGATCGCTGAAAGGGCATTTGACGAAGCCGTGAAGG GGGTCTCAATTTTTGTCCACACAACATCTGTTGTATCTTTTGACTCGAACCCTCGCAATGTCATCCCCCCCGCAATTACCGGAGCTGTGAATGCTCTGAGGGCGGCATACAGTGAGGCAAGCGTCAAACGATTTGTGTTCACATCTTCATCTACGGCTGCGATATCTGCCACTCCTAACAAGCCCGGTGTTGTCGTGACCGAGGACACTTGGAATATGGATGCTATCAAGGAGGCTTGGGCAGAACCTCCTTATGGCCCGGAGCGTGTGTGGGCGGTTTATGCCGCGAGCAAAGCCCAAGCTGAGCAGGAGGTTTGGCGATTTCATCAGACACATCGCGATCAGCGTCCTGATATCGTTGTCAACTCTG TCCTTCCCGCTTTCAATTTTGGAAAGGTCCTTGACCCAGTTAACCAAGGTCTTCCGAGTAGCTCTGGCTTGCCTTGTGCGCTATGGAAAGGAGAGGTCACATCGATGCATGAGATGATTGTGAGAGGCGCGTACAGTATCGTCCCCTAA
- a CDS encoding FAD-binding-3 domain-containing protein — translation MSFQIETDILIVGAGPAGASLAAFLGQNGLNGLVISKASSTAYTPRAHGFNPFAAECLRDIGLEEEVLRLAIRGPLYLSMRFARSFIGQEYGRIMAWEEHPTVSRHQGKRKEVTPCEYVDFTQRHLEPLLLRFASHHGFVIRFSTEIIGVETAKDDSGRPWSICTIQDHVTKQSFRVRTKYLFAADGARSWTARAFDFRFSTKPGGPKACNVLLRADLTRLLPKERHTGLHWIIKPDRTIFPGVVAHLRAVWPWNEWVMVAFGPGGSNPFDGLTRESPGLVAFVRDLIGDSSISVEILQLDPWTVRESVAETYSIADRSVFILGDAAHRHPPTFGLGSNTCIQDAYNLGWKVAYVLKGLAGPGLLDSYRRERQPVGAAIVRESNNQIRKNGDLFGVLGMAVPPEEGIKQLAELSQSTTTGADRRARLHEALEAKTQELESLGLAYNQWYTSEAVYLDDECEPRPALKDDPIVTVQISSYPGSRLPHAWIDVPARTKMISTLDIAGKGSFCLLVGTESECWRTAAKNIQESTGIPIHVYGIGHGQEYIDVYRDWHKKRGVGDDGCVLVRPDRFIAWRSVGKAQDCQQTLTAVLDKILSRHEL, via the exons ATGAGCTTCCAAATCGAAACGGACATTCTCATAGTCGGTGCCGGACCGGCGGGAGCTTCCCTTGCAGCCTTTTTAGGCCAGAATG GCCTGAATGGACTTGTCATATCCAAGGCCTCTTCCACGGCGTATACTCCTAGAGCCCACGGGTTCAATCCTTTCGCTGCCG AGTGTCTCCGCGATATCggtcttgaggaggaggtgctACGCCTCGCTATACGTGGGCCCCTTTATCTTTCTATGCGCTTTGCTCGAAGCTTCATTGGGCAGGAATATGGAAGAATCATGGCGTGGGAGGAACATCCAACAGTCTCG CGCCACCAGGGTAAACGAAAGGAAGTGACGCCGTGTGAATACGTTGACTTCACGCAGCGTCACCTTGAGCCGCTACTACTACGCTTTGCTTCTCATCATGGTTTCGTTATACGATTTTCAACCGAGATAATCGGTGTTGAGACTGCCAAGGACGACTCTGGCAGGCCGTGGTCTATTTGTACTATCCAGGACCATGTCACGAAGCAATCGTTCCGAGTTCGCACCAAGTACCTTTTTGCAGCAGATGGCGCACGTAGTTGGACGGCGCGCGCATTCGACTTCAGGTTCTCAACAAAGCCTGGAGGGCCGAAAGCTTGCAACGTGTTGCTCCGTGCGGACCTTACCCGTCTCTTGCCTAAGGAGCGACACACTGGATTACACTGGATCATCAAGCCTGATCGAACTATATTTCCCGGTGTCGTTGCACATCTGCGAGCTGTTTGGCCTTGGAATGAATGGGTTATGGTGGCTTTTGGCCCAGGGGGATCCAACCCATTCGACGGGCTAACGCGTGAGAGCCCTGGGCTTGTTGCCTTTGTGCGAGACCTCATCGGTGATAGTTCCATTTCCGTCGAAATCCTCCAGCTCGATCCTTGGACGGTCCGTGAAAGCGTCGCTGAAACATACTCGATAGCCGACCGCAGTGTTTTTATCCTCGGTGATGCGGCACACCGACATCCACCCACATTTGGACTGGGGAGCAACACATGCATCCAGGATGCCTACAACCTCGGGTGGAAAGTAGCGTACGTTTTGAAAGGTCTGGCCGGTCCCGGTCTTCTGGACTCGTACCGCCGGGAACGACAGCCGGTAGGCGCTGCCATTGTCCGCGAGTCTAACAACCAGATTCGAAAGAATGGTGATCTCTTCGGTGTCCTTGGGATGGCCGTACCACCtgaggagggcatcaagCAGCTTGCAGAGTTGTCGCAGTCGACTACCACTGGCGCAGACCGGCGAGCAAGACTGCATGAGGCTTTAGAGGCAAAGACACAGGAGCTTGAGAGCCTTGGGTTGGCCTACAATCAATGGTATACCTCTGAAGCTGTGTACCTTGACGATGAGTGCGAGCCTCGACCTGCTTTGAAGGATGACCCAATTGTCACGGTGCAGATCAGCTCGTACCCTGGTAGTCGATTGCCCCATGCATGGATTGATGTGCCCGCCCGTACAAAGATGATATCGACTTTGGACATCGCCGGAAAGGGGTCCTTCTGTTTGTTGGTAGGTACAGAGAGCGAATGCTGGAGAACTGCTGCCAAAAACATCCAGGAATCCACTGGCATCCCTATTCATGTCTATGGAATTGGGCATGGGCAGGAATACATCGACGTGTACCGCGACTGGCACAAGAAACGAGGAGTTGGCGACGACGGTTGCGTTTTGGTTCGACCTGATAGATTCATTGCCTGGAGGTCTGTTGGTAAGGCCCAAGACTGCCAACAGACATTGACGGCTGTCCTCGACAAGATCCTATCTAGACATGAGCTGTAA
- a CDS encoding Zn(2)-C6 fungal-type domain-containing protein has protein sequence MDVSVLCRQPSDDCPALHPLDWQSGVPTLISLESLQHPYVVESRQVPSGIMRPHSTESDLSATPVALGKEPLSCLSCRARKLKCNRAKPACSRCSHLFTDCAYPESRKKPIRKRRTVKELEARLVEVERYMKKGDKRIDGRAHQGDRFHRSIITDSRTSTLGFNDNTSEAGQKPLDSPTQAISPDITEPLPPHEIIDDLNMAFFTTYYPSMPIVHPRRYTQAINSEPSAKPPMWLQYAIWATAAIGHNKYNKYHESFYRRARQCLEVDEMKSCYEQFVTIQHVQAWTLIALYETKTMIFTRSIMSAARSVRLCQMMGLDRIDGDPHVLSYSLSPPLTWTELEERRRAFWGAFSIDAYARISTGCPSLIDINDVAVRLPASENAFMLDQKEEAPFLHEGIKGAEYSGFAGTVIACQIFKSILRHIHRAEPSERADDIINDPFWVRHRELDDILSKNFIFLPNNLGMPLNTNDPAVACTHLDLRASIICLHHAAVEKCEKHGLPDSIKQTSIARLQTTAQEVVNIVRLVSHAVSLFKNPLCALALYLATRVYVYMAKQNLKSGLASSDLSNLGFIISAMEAMSRTHELTRAFLQQACADIEHCGLHLHIQVPCLKECLDAFNLAGAPIPIIARSSVAQHTEARPLVPSYRRKRPTYMAPGNGSACYLEDEAGGSNDQTDSTTHKQGRTSAIPESEGMKCHNTTAPVSCRLDVNTGANALAKATWQPSDRSPSTHLQEGMSAPISQSTGVGCLLAPNLSETMVRNPVPVSEADLLEILDWNVD, from the exons ATGGATGTTTCCGTGCTGTGCCGTCAGCCATCAGATGATTGTCCAGCACTTCATCCCTTAGACTGGCAGTCTGGAGTCCCCACACTGATTTCACTTGAATCTCTACAGCACCCTTACGTCGTGGAATCCAGACAAGTTCCTTCCGGAATCATGAGGCCGCATAGCACCGAGTCTGACCTCTCAGCAACCCCTGTCGCTCTCGGGAAAGAGCCCTTGTCCTGTTTGTCATGTCGGGCCCGAAAGCTCAAGTGTAACCGTGCCAAGCCAGCATGCAGCCGTTGCTCTCATCTCTTCACAGATTGCGCCTATCCGGAGTCAAGGAAAAAGCCAATTCGCAAGAGAAGAACCGTAAAAGAGTTAGAAGCTCGTCTAG TCGAGGTTGAAAGGTATATGAAAAAAGGCGATAAACGCATTGATGGGCGAGCACACCAAGGTGACCGTTTCCATCGCTCTATTATAACGGACTCCCGAACTTCCACCCTCGGCTTTAACGATAACACATCTGAGGCAGGCCAGAAACCGCTAGATTCACC TACTCAAGCTATTAGCCCAGACATAACTGAGCCCCTTCCACCGCACGAGATCATAGACGATTT GAACATGGCATTCTTTACGACCTACTATCCTTCGATGCCCATCGTTCACCCTCGGAGGTACACTCAAGCCATCAATAGTGAACCCTCAGCAAAGCCGCCCATGTGGCTTCAGTACGCCATCTGGGCCACAGCGGCAATTGGCCACAAcaagtataataaataccACGAATCCTTCTATAGGCGAGCAAGGCAGTGCCTTgaggtggatgagatgaag AGCTGCTATGAGCAGTTCGTAACGATTCAACACGTTCAGGCATGGACACTGATCGCCCTGTATGAGACCAAGACTATGATCTTTACTAGGTCGATTATGAGTGCTGCACGATCTGTTCGGCTCTGTCAAATGATGGGACTCGATCGAATTGATGGAGATCCGCACGTCCTTTCTTACTCTCTGTCGCCGCCACTGACTTGGACGGAACTGGAAGAACGGAGGCGAGCGTTCTGGGGTGCATTCTCCATAGATGCCTATGCAAGAATCTCAACAGGATGTCCTAGCTTGATTGATATAAACGAT GTCGCTGTTCGCCTTCCTGCTTCTGAGAATGCCTTCATGTTAGACCAGAAGGAGGAAGCACCTTTCTTGCATGAAGGGATTAAAGGTGCTGAGTATTCTGGCTTTGCAGGAACCGTGATTGCTTGCCAGATTTTCAAGTCTATCTTACGCCACATACACCGAGCCGAGCCGAGCGAACGAGCAGACGATATCATCAATGACCCATTTTGGGTGCGACATCGTGAACTTGATGATATTCTATCAAAAAATTTTATATTCCTCCCCAATAACCTTGGCATGCCTTTGAATACGAACGACCCTGCAGTTGCTTGTACGCATCTCGACCTTCGTGCCTCGATTATATGTCTCCACCATGCCGCTGTTGAGAAGTGCGAGAAACATGGCCTGCCCGACTCTATCAAGCAGACCAGCATTGCCCGTTTGCAGACGACCGCTCAAGAGGTGGTCAATATTGTCAGACTCGTCTCCCATGCAGTGTCACTTTTC AAAAACCCATTATGTGCTCTTGCTTTGTATCTTGCGACGAGAGTTTACGTGTATATGGCCAAACAGAATCTGAAATCTGGTCTAGCCTCGTCTGACCTCTCGAATCTGGGCTTTATCATCTCAGCGATGGAGGCAATGTCACGCACGCACGAGCTGACACGTGCATTCTTGCAGCAAGCATGCGCCGACATCGAACATTGCGGTCTCCACTTGCATATACAGGTTCCATGCCTAAAGGAGTGTCTCGATGCTTTCAATCTAGCTGGAGCCCCTATTCCGATAATTGCTCGAAGCTCTGTCGCTCAACACACCGAGGCTAGACCCCTTGTGCCGAGCTACCGACGTAAACGACCCACCTATATGGCCCCGGGAAATGGTTCTGCATGTTATTTAGAGGACGAAGCTGGTGGTTCTAATG ATCAAACGGATTCGACGACCCACAAGCAGGGTCGAACGTCTGCCATTCCAGAATCCGAAGGGATGAAGTGCCATAATACCACAGCACCTGTATCTTGTCGACTAGACGTGAATACTGGCGCGAATGCtttggccaaggccaccTGGCAACCAAGTGACAGATCCCCCAGTACACATCTCCAGGAGGGCATGTCGGCACCTATATCCCAGTCTACGGGAGTGGGATGTTTATTGGCTCCCAATCTTTCAGAAACGATGGTTAGAAACCCTGTACCAGTCTCTGAAGCCGATCTCTTGGAGATCTTGGACTGGAACGTGGACTGA